The following are from one region of the Nocardioides marmotae genome:
- the pstA gene encoding phosphate ABC transporter permease PstA, protein MSITDERATAARPAPAAMPLVAPQIPSYAPALAGVLAAGIAALLGLLLGWSLVAVVLVAWALFVLVLPAWSAAVEGNRRAKDRLVTTIAWSTFALAMIPLVSLVWEVIENGHAVISSEFLTYDMRGVLGAGGGIYHALMGTLIITGLATAISVPIGVLAAIYLVEYGKGNRLARTITFLVDVMTGIPSIVAGLFAFALFTLIFGPGVRFGFGGAVALSVLMIPIVVRATEEMLKLVPEELREASYALGVPKWRTIVKVVLPTALGGIVTGVTLAIARVAGETAPLLIIVGTTTTLNLNPFDGRMATLPVFIFSSVTTGGKYDAEQTARAWGAALVLVAIVMTLNLLARAVGKIFAPKTGR, encoded by the coding sequence ATGTCCATCACCGACGAGCGGGCGACCGCCGCCCGACCCGCGCCGGCCGCGATGCCGCTGGTCGCGCCGCAGATCCCGTCGTACGCCCCGGCGCTCGCCGGCGTCCTCGCCGCCGGCATCGCCGCCCTGCTCGGGCTGCTGCTCGGCTGGTCCCTGGTCGCCGTCGTGCTGGTGGCCTGGGCGCTGTTCGTCCTGGTCCTGCCGGCCTGGTCGGCCGCGGTCGAGGGCAACCGCCGCGCCAAGGACCGCCTGGTCACCACGATCGCCTGGTCGACCTTCGCGCTGGCGATGATCCCGCTGGTCAGCCTGGTGTGGGAGGTGATCGAGAACGGCCACGCCGTCATCTCCTCGGAGTTCCTCACCTACGACATGCGCGGGGTGCTCGGCGCGGGCGGCGGCATCTACCACGCCCTCATGGGCACCCTGATCATCACCGGACTGGCCACCGCCATCTCGGTGCCGATCGGCGTGCTGGCCGCGATCTACCTGGTGGAGTACGGCAAGGGCAACCGCCTGGCCCGCACCATCACCTTCCTGGTCGACGTGATGACCGGCATCCCCTCGATCGTCGCCGGCCTCTTCGCCTTCGCGCTGTTCACGCTGATCTTCGGGCCGGGCGTCCGGTTCGGCTTCGGCGGCGCGGTGGCCCTCTCGGTGCTGATGATCCCGATCGTCGTGCGCGCGACCGAGGAGATGCTCAAGCTGGTGCCCGAGGAGCTGCGCGAGGCGTCGTACGCCCTCGGGGTGCCGAAGTGGCGCACGATCGTCAAGGTCGTCCTGCCGACCGCGCTGGGCGGCATCGTCACCGGCGTCACCCTGGCCATCGCCCGCGTCGCCGGCGAGACCGCGCCGCTGCTCATCATCGTCGGCACCACCACGACGCTGAACCTCAACCCGTTCGACGGCCGGATGGCGACGCTGCCGGTCTTCATCTTCTCCTCGGTCACCACCGGCGGGAAGTACGACGCCGAGCAGACCGCACGGGCCTGGGGCGCCGCCCTGGTCCTGGTCGCCATCGTGATGACCCTCAACCTGCTCGCCCGCGCCGTCGGGAAGATCTTCGCGCCCAAGACCGGGCGCTGA
- a CDS encoding DUF1800 domain-containing protein, producing the protein MSDHARRAAAYTPLPVLEPAAHHLVSRFSYGVTPALTKTVRAKGHLAWFEGQLRPAKVQDRPGDALAGWWPDLSRTPLELWTRQVTGVRGGWEVMRDYGSWLLARRHTSNRQVLEVMTEFWENHLHVPVTSDGHFTWRVRYGALIRQHALGRFDRMLVAAVTHPAMLLHLDGARSTAEAPNENLGRELLELFTVGRGRYTEADVKDSARILTGWHVDTNDTWQALYVPEHHSTGPVRVGTFRDPNRSRDGRAMTRRYLTHLARHPDTAAHLARKLAVAFVSDDPPAALVRKLARVYLQHDTAIVPVLRALVRSPAFRAAAGAKLRDPSADVVATYRALGVRLQKPASSSSATAAMLSSTGSLGLTTGTWPRPDGAPITNAAWSTPLRVLASVDLHWSMAHRSWPTKELVHRAPAAYLPPLPVTLRQLVDHASRIVLGKPAPAYLVEACALATGFPATEVVTAEHAIVKHHLSRVLATLLDSPDHYAR; encoded by the coding sequence GTGTCCGACCATGCACGCCGCGCTGCGGCGTACACACCGCTGCCCGTGCTCGAGCCGGCGGCCCACCACCTGGTCTCGCGGTTCAGCTACGGGGTCACGCCCGCGCTGACGAAGACCGTGCGCGCCAAGGGCCACCTCGCGTGGTTCGAGGGCCAGCTGCGCCCGGCGAAGGTCCAGGACCGCCCCGGCGACGCGCTCGCCGGCTGGTGGCCCGACCTGTCGCGGACCCCGCTGGAGCTGTGGACCCGCCAGGTCACGGGGGTGCGCGGCGGCTGGGAGGTGATGCGCGACTACGGCTCGTGGCTGCTGGCGCGCCGGCACACCAGCAACCGCCAGGTGCTGGAGGTGATGACGGAGTTCTGGGAGAACCACCTCCACGTCCCGGTCACCTCTGATGGCCACTTCACCTGGCGGGTGCGGTACGGCGCGCTGATCCGGCAGCACGCGCTCGGTCGCTTCGACCGGATGCTCGTCGCGGCCGTCACCCACCCCGCGATGCTGCTGCACCTCGACGGGGCCCGCTCGACCGCGGAGGCGCCGAACGAGAACCTCGGCCGCGAGCTGCTCGAGCTCTTCACCGTCGGCCGCGGCCGCTACACCGAGGCCGACGTCAAGGACTCCGCGCGGATCCTCACCGGCTGGCACGTCGACACCAACGACACCTGGCAGGCGCTCTACGTCCCCGAGCACCACAGCACCGGCCCGGTGCGGGTGGGGACCTTCCGCGACCCCAACCGCTCGCGCGACGGCCGGGCGATGACCCGCCGCTACCTCACCCACCTCGCCCGCCACCCCGACACCGCCGCCCACCTGGCGCGGAAGCTGGCGGTGGCGTTCGTCAGCGACGACCCGCCGGCGGCCCTGGTGCGCAAGCTGGCGCGGGTCTACCTCCAGCACGACACCGCGATCGTGCCGGTGCTGCGCGCGCTGGTGCGCTCCCCCGCGTTCCGCGCGGCCGCCGGCGCCAAGCTGCGCGACCCGTCCGCGGACGTCGTCGCGACCTACCGCGCGCTCGGGGTCCGGCTCCAGAAGCCGGCCAGCAGCTCCTCGGCGACCGCGGCGATGCTGAGCTCGACCGGCTCGCTCGGCCTGACCACCGGCACCTGGCCGCGACCCGACGGCGCGCCGATCACCAACGCCGCCTGGTCGACCCCGCTGCGCGTGCTCGCCTCGGTCGACCTGCACTGGTCGATGGCCCACCGGTCCTGGCCGACCAAGGAGCTGGTGCACCGCGCCCCGGCGGCCTACCTCCCTCCGCTGCCGGTCACGCTGCGCCAGCTCGTCGACCACGCCAGCCGGATCGTGCTCGGCAAGCCGGCGCCGGCGTACCTCGTCGAGGCCTGCGCGCTTGCCACGGGCTTCCCCGCCACCGAGGTCGTCACCGCGGAGCACGCGATCGTCAAGCACCACCTCTCCCGGGTCCTCGCGACCCTCCTCGACTCCCCCGACCACTACGCCCGGTGA
- a CDS encoding helix-turn-helix domain-containing protein, protein MATDLTASPERIRGFLWATEFLVVTNFLQAEPHAHGALQLSVGLEGAPRAKLDGEWRQVAGLIVNTGAEHGFECAGALTAIGWVESESPAGRFLRGSLLRDRDWVSLDEATTEALRASLAGVFDADCDTAHRRWRSALEVLGARALTEDAHDPRIRAVLDHLRAVPTPPPTVEDLCRISHLSESRLQHVFREQVGVPIRRYLLWHRYMVAMRHLSAGASATDAAHAAGFADSAHFTRTARTVNGFTPTKMPFREWLTSCP, encoded by the coding sequence ATGGCGACCGACCTCACGGCCTCGCCGGAACGGATCCGTGGGTTCCTGTGGGCCACCGAGTTCCTGGTGGTCACGAACTTCCTGCAGGCCGAGCCGCATGCCCATGGCGCCCTCCAGCTTTCCGTGGGGCTCGAGGGAGCGCCCCGGGCGAAGCTGGACGGCGAGTGGCGGCAGGTGGCTGGCCTGATCGTGAACACCGGGGCCGAGCACGGCTTCGAGTGCGCGGGCGCGCTGACGGCGATCGGCTGGGTGGAGTCGGAGAGCCCGGCCGGCCGGTTCCTGCGGGGGAGCCTGCTCCGCGACCGGGACTGGGTCTCCCTCGACGAGGCCACCACCGAGGCGCTGCGGGCGAGCCTCGCCGGGGTCTTCGACGCCGACTGCGACACCGCGCACCGCAGGTGGCGCTCGGCGCTCGAGGTGCTGGGCGCTCGGGCACTGACCGAGGACGCGCACGACCCGCGGATCCGCGCCGTGCTGGACCACCTGCGCGCCGTACCCACGCCCCCGCCGACGGTCGAGGACCTGTGCCGCATCTCCCACCTGAGCGAGAGCCGCCTCCAGCACGTCTTCCGGGAGCAGGTCGGGGTGCCGATCCGGCGCTACCTGCTCTGGCACCGCTACATGGTGGCGATGCGGCACCTTTCGGCCGGCGCCAGCGCCACCGATGCCGCACACGCGGCCGGGTTCGCGGACAGTGCCCACTTCACCCGGACCGCGCGCACGGTCAACGGATTCACGCCGACCAAGATGCCCTTCCGGGAGTGGCTGACATCCTGCCCCTGA
- a CDS encoding DUF1501 domain-containing protein has translation MTTPTSTPTPCCEEYAAGRLGRRTLLRSAGLGAALLGATTTTFGSTVLSSAPAAAAEPGAAPWALVVVSLRGAADGLSLVVPHGDPAYYQARPRIAVPAERLLQADAMFGLHPALEPLVPLWAAGRMAAVQAAGLPAPNRSHFSAMEEVEEAAPGSRTRSGWLNRLLGTDADTSPLQGLSIGTRPTALVGAEPTMAMSANVGSIRVAGAATLAPTDRRIASLERMWGGRTTGLGPGMRSALDAVGRFAPVRETADPATSYPATDLGRALATVARTVRGDVGSSVFTVDHGDWDMHTDIGSSTGGWLFNNARSLAQAVAAFFADLGPLGDRVTLVTVSEFGRRTVENAEKGLDHGWGNAMLLAGAGVKGGYHGRWPGLTVSGDADLVVTTDYRSVLAEVVTRRTGASTAAVFPGFAPERVGVMAGA, from the coding sequence ATGACCACCCCGACCTCCACCCCCACCCCCTGCTGCGAGGAGTACGCCGCCGGGCGGCTCGGCCGCCGCACGCTGCTCAGGTCGGCCGGCCTCGGCGCGGCACTCCTCGGTGCCACGACGACCACGTTCGGCTCGACCGTCCTCTCCTCGGCCCCCGCGGCGGCCGCCGAGCCCGGCGCCGCCCCCTGGGCGCTGGTGGTCGTGTCGCTGCGCGGCGCGGCCGACGGGCTCTCCCTCGTCGTGCCGCACGGCGACCCGGCCTACTACCAGGCGCGGCCGCGGATCGCCGTGCCCGCCGAGCGGCTGCTCCAGGCCGACGCGATGTTCGGCCTCCACCCCGCGCTCGAGCCGCTCGTCCCGCTGTGGGCCGCGGGGCGGATGGCCGCGGTGCAGGCCGCGGGCCTGCCCGCGCCCAACCGCTCGCACTTCTCGGCGATGGAGGAGGTCGAGGAGGCCGCGCCCGGCTCCCGCACCCGCTCGGGCTGGTTGAACCGGTTGCTCGGCACCGACGCCGACACCTCGCCCCTCCAGGGGCTGAGCATCGGCACCCGCCCGACCGCGCTGGTCGGCGCCGAGCCGACGATGGCGATGTCGGCGAACGTGGGCAGCATCCGGGTCGCCGGCGCCGCGACGCTCGCGCCGACGGACCGGCGGATCGCCTCGCTGGAGCGGATGTGGGGCGGGCGCACCACCGGCCTGGGCCCGGGCATGCGCTCGGCGCTGGACGCCGTGGGCCGCTTCGCGCCGGTGCGCGAGACCGCGGACCCGGCGACGTCCTACCCCGCCACCGACCTCGGCCGGGCGCTGGCCACCGTCGCCCGCACCGTCCGCGGGGACGTCGGCTCCTCGGTGTTCACCGTCGACCACGGCGACTGGGACATGCACACCGACATCGGTTCCTCCACCGGCGGCTGGCTGTTCAACAACGCCCGCTCGCTGGCGCAGGCGGTCGCCGCGTTCTTCGCCGACCTCGGCCCGCTCGGGGACCGGGTCACCCTGGTGACGGTCAGCGAGTTCGGCCGGCGCACGGTCGAGAACGCCGAGAAGGGGCTCGACCACGGCTGGGGCAACGCCATGCTGCTCGCCGGGGCCGGGGTCAAGGGCGGCTACCACGGCCGGTGGCCGGGCCTGACGGTCTCCGGCGACGCCGACCTGGTGGTGACCACCGACTACCGCTCGGTGCTCGCCGAGGTCGTCACGCGGCGTACCGGCGCATCGACGGCCGCGGTCTTCCCCGGCTTCGCACCCGAGCGGGTCGGGGTGATGGCCGGCGCCTGA
- the pstB gene encoding phosphate ABC transporter ATP-binding protein PstB, with product MAKSIDISDLNIYYGDFLAVEGVDMTIRARAVTAFIGPSGCGKSTFLRSLNRMHEVIPGARVEGKVVVDGQSLYDPSVDPVAVRRQIGMVFQRPNPFPTMSIYENVLAGNRLNAKRMKKSEADDIVEKSLRGANLWNEVKDRLGKPGMGLSGGQQQRLCIARAIAVEPQVLLMDEPCSALDPISTSAIEDLIHELKSDYTIVIVTHNMQQAARVSDDTGFFNLKAAGQPGHLVEFNATSKVFANPDDPSTEAYISGRFG from the coding sequence ATGGCCAAGAGCATCGACATCTCCGACCTGAACATCTACTACGGGGACTTCCTCGCCGTCGAGGGCGTCGACATGACCATCCGCGCCCGCGCGGTGACCGCCTTCATCGGCCCCTCCGGGTGCGGCAAGTCCACCTTCCTGCGCTCGCTGAACCGGATGCACGAGGTGATCCCCGGGGCCCGCGTCGAGGGCAAGGTCGTCGTCGACGGGCAGTCCCTCTACGACCCCTCGGTCGACCCGGTCGCGGTCCGGCGCCAGATCGGCATGGTCTTCCAGCGGCCCAACCCGTTCCCGACGATGTCGATCTACGAGAACGTCCTGGCCGGCAACCGGCTCAACGCCAAGCGGATGAAGAAGTCCGAGGCCGACGACATCGTGGAGAAGTCGCTGCGCGGCGCCAACCTCTGGAACGAGGTCAAGGACCGCCTCGGCAAGCCCGGCATGGGCCTCTCCGGCGGCCAGCAGCAGCGCCTGTGCATCGCCCGGGCGATCGCGGTCGAGCCGCAGGTGCTGCTCATGGACGAGCCGTGCTCGGCGCTCGACCCGATCTCGACCTCCGCGATCGAGGACCTCATCCACGAGCTGAAGTCCGACTACACGATCGTCATCGTCACCCACAACATGCAGCAGGCCGCGCGCGTCTCCGACGACACCGGCTTCTTCAACCTCAAGGCGGCCGGCCAGCCCGGCCACCTGGTGGAGTTCAACGCCACCAGCAAGGTCTTCGCCAACCCCGACGACCCCTCGACCGAGGCCTACATCTCGGGCCGCTTCGGCTGA
- the pstC gene encoding phosphate ABC transporter permease subunit PstC — protein MSTTTTAPGARGGVSRRGDSVFAGLATGAGLLIMLALAGVAIFLIIEGVPAISASGDQAYGKDNIVLYVWPLLFGTLLAAVIALLIATPLAVGVALVISHYAPRRVARPLGYLIDLLAAVPSVVYGLWGRAVLAPAILPVYGWLADHLGWLPFFDGPAQTGRTILTAAIVLAVMALPIITAICREVFLQAPRIHEEAALALGATRWEMIRMAVFPYARSGVISAVMLGLGRALGETMAVAMVLSASGIITIDLISAQNPSTIAANIALNFGNASGTKINVLIFSGLVLFVVSFAVNFLGRWIAARGQVKA, from the coding sequence GTGTCCACCACGACCACCGCACCGGGCGCGCGCGGCGGCGTCAGCCGCCGCGGCGACTCGGTCTTCGCCGGGCTCGCCACCGGCGCGGGACTGCTGATCATGCTCGCGCTCGCGGGCGTGGCCATCTTCTTGATCATCGAGGGCGTCCCGGCGATCAGCGCGTCGGGGGACCAGGCGTACGGCAAGGACAACATCGTCCTCTACGTCTGGCCGCTCCTCTTCGGCACGCTGCTGGCGGCGGTGATCGCGCTGCTGATCGCGACGCCGCTGGCGGTCGGGGTGGCGCTGGTGATCTCGCACTACGCGCCGCGGCGCGTGGCCCGCCCGCTGGGCTACCTGATCGACCTGCTGGCCGCCGTGCCGAGCGTGGTCTACGGCCTGTGGGGCCGCGCCGTGCTGGCCCCGGCGATCCTGCCGGTCTACGGCTGGCTGGCCGACCACCTGGGCTGGCTGCCGTTCTTCGACGGGCCCGCGCAGACCGGCCGCACCATCCTGACCGCCGCGATCGTGCTGGCGGTGATGGCGCTGCCGATCATCACCGCGATCTGCCGCGAGGTGTTCCTCCAGGCGCCGCGGATCCACGAGGAGGCGGCGCTCGCGCTGGGTGCGACCCGCTGGGAGATGATCCGGATGGCGGTCTTCCCCTACGCCCGCTCCGGCGTGATCTCCGCGGTGATGCTCGGCCTGGGCCGCGCGCTCGGCGAGACGATGGCGGTCGCGATGGTCCTCTCGGCCAGCGGCATCATCACCATCGACCTCATCTCGGCGCAGAACCCCTCGACGATCGCCGCGAACATCGCGCTCAACTTCGGCAACGCGTCCGGCACCAAGATCAACGTGCTGATCTTCAGCGGCCTGGTGCTGTTCGTCGTGTCCTTCGCCGTCAACTTCCTCGGCCGCTGGATCGCGGCCCGGGGCCAGGTCAAGGCCTGA
- a CDS encoding M15 family metallopeptidase, with product MIRGLGHGMIPGMLGRCWTSVSILILAVAGLAVVGPAGPAAAAAADPGGPGGPGGPGATVLTLSAPARYAGRPTELIATLASAADGSAADGSPVAGAPVTLERRVGGAWTAVATVTTDATGRAAATAVLERDPADNVFRAGFAGDATYASAAAGPVTAALVRHTSRVRVRGPEQVVDERRVPVRVVWRTGAGEAVAARVRLFRKVRGGAWTLARTLVTDAEGRAEVLVRPRHDTAWRATATGTPWAGRATSAVHRIDNVPPGEPVVLPQGAPRPRVTLPRQARAAGAGPQLRVGPIPDGVWRSMVGRSWRPGCPVGRAGLRLVRVNYWGYDGYRYRGEVVAAASAADRIGRALAAMHERRFPIRSMYRVDRFGWSERLQGADDYGSMAAGNTSAFNCRWVVGRPGVRSPHSYGRSLDVNPWENPYRASHGWTPNGWWVGRSHPRVAWRSPSHPFVRLMAAHGLSWTYGRSDSHHFDARGGTGRALPAPVERACGTAVCH from the coding sequence ATGATCCGGGGCCTCGGCCACGGCATGATCCCGGGCATGCTCGGGCGCTGCTGGACCTCCGTGTCGATCCTGATCCTGGCCGTGGCCGGGCTGGCGGTGGTGGGGCCGGCCGGCCCCGCGGCCGCGGCCGCGGCCGACCCGGGTGGTCCGGGTGGTCCGGGTGGTCCGGGGGCGACGGTGCTCACGCTGAGCGCCCCCGCGCGGTACGCCGGCCGGCCGACCGAGCTGATCGCCACGCTCGCCTCCGCCGCGGACGGCTCCGCCGCGGACGGCAGCCCCGTGGCCGGCGCGCCGGTCACCCTCGAGCGGCGGGTCGGCGGCGCGTGGACGGCGGTGGCCACGGTGACCACCGACGCGACCGGCCGCGCCGCGGCGACGGCGGTGCTCGAACGGGACCCCGCCGACAACGTGTTCCGCGCCGGGTTCGCCGGCGACGCGACGTACGCCTCCGCGGCAGCGGGGCCGGTCACCGCGGCGCTGGTCCGGCACACCAGCAGGGTCCGCGTCCGCGGGCCGGAGCAGGTCGTCGACGAGCGGCGGGTGCCGGTCCGGGTGGTCTGGCGGACCGGGGCGGGCGAGGCGGTCGCCGCCCGGGTGCGGCTCTTCCGCAAGGTCCGCGGGGGAGCCTGGACGCTGGCGCGCACGCTGGTCACCGACGCCGAGGGGCGCGCCGAGGTGCTCGTGCGGCCGCGCCATGACACGGCCTGGCGGGCCACCGCCACCGGCACCCCCTGGGCGGGCCGCGCGACGAGCGCGGTGCACCGCATCGACAACGTCCCGCCCGGCGAGCCGGTCGTCCTGCCGCAGGGTGCGCCGCGGCCGCGGGTCACCCTGCCCCGCCAGGCGCGGGCCGCCGGCGCCGGCCCGCAGCTGCGGGTCGGCCCGATCCCCGACGGGGTCTGGCGCTCGATGGTGGGGCGCAGCTGGCGCCCCGGCTGCCCGGTCGGCCGCGCCGGCCTCCGCCTGGTCCGCGTCAACTACTGGGGGTACGACGGGTACCGCTACCGCGGCGAGGTGGTCGCCGCCGCCTCCGCGGCCGACCGGATCGGCCGCGCGCTGGCCGCCATGCACGAGCGGCGCTTCCCGATCCGCTCGATGTACCGCGTCGACCGGTTCGGCTGGTCCGAACGGCTCCAGGGCGCCGACGACTACGGGTCGATGGCGGCCGGCAACACCTCGGCCTTCAACTGCCGCTGGGTCGTGGGCCGCCCCGGCGTCCGCTCGCCGCACTCCTACGGCCGCTCCCTGGACGTCAACCCGTGGGAGAACCCCTACCGCGCCTCGCACGGCTGGACCCCGAACGGCTGGTGGGTCGGCCGCTCCCACCCCCGGGTCGCCTGGCGATCGCCCAGCCACCCGTTCGTCCGGCTGATGGCCGCCCACGGCCTGAGCTGGACCTACGGCCGCTCCGACAGCCACCACTTCGACGCCCGCGGCGGCACCGGCCGGGCCCTCCCGGCGCCCGTCGAGCGGGCCTGCGGCACGGCGGTGTGCCACTGA
- a CDS encoding GNAT family N-acetyltransferase, whose translation MGLRGPAREGRPLSASGGSEDGRFRTVLGEADADLDQALSDELDKVNAAATRGTPPARELTVRVSDETGRLAAGMSGWTWGIAAGIGLTWVRDDARAAGLGARLLEEFETEARRRGCDHVFVTSFTFQAPGFYERHGYREIFRWEDVPVPGAADVHLRKDL comes from the coding sequence GTGGGTCTTCGAGGCCCCGCCCGCGAAGGTCGTCCGCTGAGCGCGTCCGGAGGGTCCGAGGACGGCCGGTTCCGGACGGTCCTGGGCGAGGCCGATGCCGACCTCGACCAGGCGCTCTCCGACGAGCTGGACAAGGTCAACGCGGCGGCGACACGCGGGACGCCGCCGGCGCGCGAGCTGACCGTGCGGGTCAGCGACGAGACCGGTCGGCTGGCCGCCGGCATGAGCGGCTGGACCTGGGGGATCGCCGCCGGGATCGGGTTGACCTGGGTGCGCGACGACGCCCGCGCCGCCGGCCTGGGGGCGAGGCTGCTCGAGGAGTTCGAGACCGAGGCCCGGCGCCGGGGGTGCGACCACGTCTTCGTCACCTCCTTCACCTTCCAGGCGCCCGGCTTCTACGAGCGCCACGGCTACCGCGAGATCTTCCGCTGGGAGGACGTGCCGGTCCCCGGGGCCGCGGACGTCCACCTGCGCAAGGACCTCTGA
- a CDS encoding GNAT family N-acetyltransferase, which yields MIVSSSLRRHAWEVVPAVRPTWEALMRTDPYALPSQAPAWVDALCTTGPYRDASLELRSPEGRRLVLPMVRRTGVPAPAATRSSMPSRWANGGLVAEDGVHDAADARAVVALLAGSGPLVIVPNPRLDDRWRHAAPWSYATAKHGYELDTTGGFEDVWTHLFSSSVRRAVRKAERSDVVVERDTTGRLLPLFVPLYQESVRRWAEGSGMPAWLARRRAARDESLDKLQQVARGFGEACVTWMAFVEGRPAAAIIVLTHGPNVEYWRGAMSLPLAGPVRANALLHRLAIKEACARGAARYSFGISTPGTSLARFKEGFGATAVPYAGYVLEPIPVRRATRTGRRLARRSVVAVTSRAHAVR from the coding sequence ATGATCGTGTCCAGCAGCCTGCGCCGCCACGCCTGGGAGGTGGTCCCGGCGGTGCGCCCGACGTGGGAGGCGCTGATGAGGACCGACCCGTACGCCCTGCCGTCCCAGGCCCCGGCCTGGGTGGACGCGCTGTGCACGACCGGCCCGTACCGGGACGCCTCGCTGGAGCTGCGCAGCCCCGAGGGCCGGCGGCTCGTCCTGCCGATGGTGCGGCGGACCGGCGTCCCCGCGCCGGCGGCCACCCGCTCGTCGATGCCGAGTCGGTGGGCGAACGGCGGGCTGGTCGCCGAGGACGGCGTCCACGACGCCGCCGACGCGCGAGCGGTGGTCGCGCTGCTGGCCGGGTCCGGGCCGCTGGTGATCGTCCCCAACCCCCGCCTCGACGACCGGTGGCGGCACGCGGCGCCCTGGTCGTACGCGACCGCCAAGCACGGCTACGAGCTCGACACCACCGGCGGGTTCGAGGACGTGTGGACGCACCTGTTCAGCAGCTCGGTGCGGCGCGCGGTGCGCAAGGCCGAGCGCAGCGACGTGGTGGTGGAGCGAGACACCACGGGCCGGCTGCTGCCCCTGTTCGTGCCGCTGTACCAGGAGTCGGTCCGCCGCTGGGCCGAGGGCAGCGGCATGCCGGCCTGGCTCGCGCGCCGGCGGGCCGCCCGGGATGAGTCGCTGGACAAGCTCCAGCAGGTCGCGCGCGGGTTCGGCGAGGCGTGCGTGACGTGGATGGCCTTCGTCGAGGGCCGGCCCGCGGCCGCCATCATCGTGCTCACCCACGGCCCGAACGTCGAGTACTGGCGCGGCGCGATGAGCCTGCCGCTCGCCGGCCCGGTCCGCGCGAACGCCCTGCTCCACCGCCTCGCGATCAAGGAGGCCTGCGCCCGCGGCGCCGCGCGCTACTCCTTCGGCATCAGCACGCCCGGCACCAGCCTGGCGCGTTTCAAGGAAGGCTTCGGTGCCACGGCCGTGCCGTACGCCGGCTACGTCCTCGAACCGATCCCCGTGCGCCGCGCCACCCGCACCGGTCGCCGGCTGGCGCGTCGCAGCGTCGTCGCGGTGACCTCCCGCGCGCACGCCGTGAGGTGA
- a CDS encoding phosphate ABC transporter substrate-binding protein PstS, whose translation MKSTSVRTAVVPGIAALVLTFSACSAGNAGDGATGSGEGVSGQLAGGGASSQEAAQLAWTVGFQRENPDATVTYDPVGSGGGRENFIAGAFPFAATDAYLTDDEGELSAATERCGGDAPIEIPNYISPIALVHNIEGVDELNLSPETIAGIFSGEITTWDAPEIKKDNPDADLPSAPINAVHRSDESGTTENFTHYLDVVAGDAWSAGAVEVWPEEFGGEGAQGTSGVVSAVRSGTNSIGYADASQAGDLAVAKVGVGDEFVGPTADAAAKILDVSPRVEGRDDSSIVFDLDYETEESGVYPIVLTSYLLACPSYSGDEAEDGELTKAYLTYILSDAGQDFGAEEAGSAPLSDELRGRVQELAEGITVE comes from the coding sequence GTGAAGAGCACCTCCGTTCGCACGGCGGTCGTCCCGGGGATCGCGGCCCTCGTCCTCACCTTCTCGGCCTGCAGCGCCGGCAACGCCGGCGACGGCGCCACCGGCAGCGGCGAGGGCGTGAGCGGCCAGCTCGCCGGCGGCGGTGCCTCCTCCCAGGAGGCCGCCCAGCTCGCGTGGACCGTCGGCTTCCAGCGGGAGAACCCCGACGCCACGGTCACCTACGACCCGGTCGGCTCGGGCGGTGGCCGGGAGAACTTCATCGCCGGCGCCTTCCCCTTCGCCGCCACCGACGCCTACCTCACCGACGACGAGGGCGAGCTGAGCGCCGCGACCGAGCGCTGCGGTGGCGACGCCCCGATCGAGATCCCGAACTACATCAGCCCGATCGCGCTCGTCCACAACATCGAGGGCGTCGACGAGCTCAACCTCTCGCCCGAGACGATCGCGGGCATCTTCTCCGGCGAGATCACCACCTGGGACGCCCCGGAGATCAAGAAGGACAACCCCGACGCCGACCTCCCGTCCGCCCCGATCAACGCGGTCCACCGCTCGGATGAGTCGGGCACCACGGAGAACTTCACCCACTACCTCGACGTCGTGGCCGGCGATGCCTGGTCCGCCGGCGCGGTGGAGGTCTGGCCCGAGGAGTTCGGCGGCGAGGGCGCCCAGGGCACCTCGGGCGTGGTCTCCGCGGTCCGCAGCGGCACCAACTCCATCGGCTACGCCGACGCGAGCCAGGCCGGCGACCTCGCGGTCGCGAAGGTCGGCGTCGGCGACGAGTTCGTCGGCCCCACCGCCGACGCCGCCGCGAAGATCCTGGACGTCTCGCCCCGGGTGGAGGGCCGCGACGACAGCTCGATCGTCTTCGACCTCGACTACGAGACCGAGGAGTCCGGGGTCTACCCGATCGTGCTGACCTCCTACCTGCTCGCCTGCCCCTCCTACTCCGGCGACGAGGCCGAGGACGGCGAGCTGACCAAGGCCTACCTGACCTACATCCTCAGCGATGCCGGCCAGGACTTCGGCGCGGAGGAGGCCGGCTCGGCCCCGCTGAGCGACGAGCTCCGGGGCCGGGTCCAGGAGCTGGCCGAAGGCATCACGGTCGAGTGA